Genomic segment of Deltaproteobacteria bacterium GWC2_65_14:
CCCGTCATCAGGTTGGTGGCCCCCGGCCCCGAGGTGGCGATGCACACCCCGACCTTGCCCGTAGCCCGGGCCATCCCCTGCGCGGCGAAGGCTGCCGCCTGCTCGTGGCGGACCATCACATGCCGAAGCGATGGGAACTTGGGAAACTGGTCGTACACCGGCATGATCGCCCCCCCGGTGTAGCCGAACAGGGTGGTGACCCCCTCCTCCACGAGGCAGCGGCAGAACAGCTCCGCCCCGGAGATCTCGCGTTTTCGCCCGGCCATCCGGTTCCTCCGCCTTTCCATTCGATCAGCTGGTCACCGCGCCCTTCGACGCGGTGCCGACCTGCCTCGCATACTTCCCCAGCACGCCGCGGGGGTATTTCGGCTCCGGCGCCTTCCACCGGGAGAGGCGATCCGCGATCTCCTCCTCCCCCACCTCGAGGGTGATCGCCCGGTCGCCGGGAGAGATGGTGATCCGGTCCCCCTCGAAAACGACGGCGATCGCCCCTCCGACCTGCGCCTCGGGGGCGACATGTCCGACCATGATCCCGTGGGTTCCCCCGGAAAACCGGCCGTCGGTGACCAGCGCGACATCCTTTCCCAGTCCGGCGCCCATCAGCGCGGCGGAGGGGGAGAGCATCTCCCGCATCCCGGGGCCGCCCCGGGGGCCCTCGTAGCGGATCACCAGGACGTCGCCCTTCCGGACCGCCCCGGACAGGATCGCCTCCAGCGCGTCCTCCTCCCGGTCGAAGACCCTCGCCGGCCCGGAATGGCGGGTAAGCTCCTTGCCGGAGAGCTTCAGCACCGCCCCTTCGGGGGCGAGGTTCCCCCGGACGACCGTGACGTGCCGGCCCGGCGCCGCGAACGGCCGCTCCGGGGAAAAGAGAACCTTCTGCCGGACCGGCCGGTCCGGTGCGCCCGCCAGGTTTTCCGCGACCGTCTTCCCCGTGACCGTCAGGCATCCTCCGTGAAGCAGCCCGGCCCTTAGCAGCGTCTTCATTACCATCGGAATGCCGCCGATCCGGTCCAGATCCGACATCACATGCCTTCCGAAGGGCTTGAAGTTCCCCAGCAGCGGAACCTTCTCCCCGATCCGCTGGAACTCCTCCATGGCAAGCGGTACGCCCGCCTCGTGCGCCAGCGCGAGGATGTGGAGGACCCCGTTCGTGGAGCCGCCCAGCGCCATCATCACGGAGATGCCGTTCTCGAAGGCCTCCCGCGTCGCGATGTCGCGGACGCGGATCCCCCGCTCCAGCAGCCCCATCAGCGCCCGGACGGAATCGGCGCAGTCCTTCCGCTTCCGGGAGGAGATCCGGTTCCCCCGGTCCACCGCGGGGTGCGAGGCCGATCCCGGCACGGAAAGCCCCATCGCCTCGATCACCGAGGCCATGGTGTTCGCCGTGTACATCCCGCCGCAGGAGCCCGACCCCGGGCAGGACCGGCACTCCACCTGGTGCAGCTCCTCGTCGTCGATCCGCCCGGCCCCGTGGGCCCCGATCGCCTCGAAGGCGCTCACGATCGTGAGGTCCTCCCCCTTGTACCGCCCCGGGAGTATCGTGCCCCCGTACAGGGTCAGCCCGATCCCGTTGTTCCGCAGGATCGGCATCAGGGCGCC
This window contains:
- a CDS encoding dihydroxy-acid dehydratase, which gives rise to MMDPVLKHRSGLLTGTPGEADWARRAAARAMLRAVGFRDEDFRKPIVTVACPYTNATPCNDHLRKLGDILAREVETAGGRPFLFGTPVISDGETMGMEGMKYSLMSRDLIADCIETMHEGYAADGILTLSGCDKSIPGALMPILRNNGIGLTLYGGTILPGRYKGEDLTIVSAFEAIGAHGAGRIDDEELHQVECRSCPGSGSCGGMYTANTMASVIEAMGLSVPGSASHPAVDRGNRISSRKRKDCADSVRALMGLLERGIRVRDIATREAFENGISVMMALGGSTNGVLHILALAHEAGVPLAMEEFQRIGEKVPLLGNFKPFGRHVMSDLDRIGGIPMVMKTLLRAGLLHGGCLTVTGKTVAENLAGAPDRPVRQKVLFSPERPFAAPGRHVTVVRGNLAPEGAVLKLSGKELTRHSGPARVFDREEDALEAILSGAVRKGDVLVIRYEGPRGGPGMREMLSPSAALMGAGLGKDVALVTDGRFSGGTHGIMVGHVAPEAQVGGAIAVVFEGDRITISPGDRAITLEVGEEEIADRLSRWKAPEPKYPRGVLGKYARQVGTASKGAVTS